In one window of Kosmotoga pacifica DNA:
- the yidD gene encoding membrane protein insertion efficiency factor YidD — protein sequence MGIAKKAALKSIEFYKKHISPLKPPSCRFTPTCSTYMYKSIEHFGLFRGLLLGTWRILRCNPFNPGGEDPVPEEFPISLSFPRRKKNEKVRY from the coding sequence ATGGGAATAGCGAAAAAAGCGGCACTGAAATCAATTGAGTTTTATAAAAAGCACATATCTCCTCTAAAACCTCCCAGTTGCAGGTTCACGCCGACCTGCTCTACTTATATGTACAAGTCTATAGAGCACTTTGGCCTTTTCAGAGGACTTCTGCTTGGAACCTGGCGAATTCTTCGTTGCAACCCATTCAATCCGGGCGGTGAAGATCCCGTTCCGGAAGAATTTCCCATATCACTTTCATTTCCGAGGAGGAAGAAAAATGAAAAAGTACGTTATTAG
- the rnpA gene encoding ribonuclease P protein component: MSPEREFLKKEERLRKKADFDRVFRYGDAIQDPFFVVIYIKNGLPFSRIGISVRKKFGKAHVRNRLRRLVKEIFRRHKAVFPKGYDILFIARKELSDSFKRREADYYFLCERLLKIARRIDEKQEKNGNSEKSGTEIN; this comes from the coding sequence GTGAGTCCTGAAAGGGAATTTCTAAAAAAAGAAGAGCGACTGAGAAAGAAGGCAGACTTCGACAGGGTATTCAGATACGGCGACGCGATTCAAGACCCTTTTTTTGTTGTTATTTATATCAAGAATGGTCTGCCTTTTTCTCGTATAGGTATATCCGTAAGAAAAAAATTTGGAAAAGCACATGTTAGAAACCGTCTACGAAGACTTGTAAAAGAGATATTTAGAAGACACAAAGCTGTCTTCCCGAAGGGCTATGATATACTCTTTATTGCAAGGAAAGAACTATCCGACTCGTTTAAGCGTAGAGAGGCTGATTACTACTTCCTTTGCGAGAGACTATTGAAGATTGCGAGACGAATCGATGAAAAGCAAGAAAAAAATGGGAATAGCGAAAAAAGCGGCACTGAAATCAATTGA
- the rpmH gene encoding 50S ribosomal protein L34, producing MKRTYQPSRIKRKRTHGFLVRSRSKSGRAVLARRRRKGRKRLAV from the coding sequence GTGAAAAGAACATACCAGCCTTCAAGAATCAAGAGAAAGAGAACCCATGGATTTCTTGTGAGAAGCCGCAGCAAGTCCGGTAGGGCCGTTCTTGCTAGAAGACGCAGAAAGGGCAGAAAGAGACTGGCCGTGTGA
- a CDS encoding DNA repair protein RecN produces the protein MILTLRGRRFLTFPEFYIEFAPGLNVITGESGAGKTIILRALKSITGNTGNWEVEDDSFVEATFLGNESLLSRAAELGIDLGGEEFLIRVDFHPQRTLYRLNGRIVPKQLIKQLLDGHIEIHSQHGSVKLFDASKHHFILDKTLSRSLIESYNEKYNRLLMVRRKLSRLHIDPAAIEREKDFVQYQIAEIEKARLDPKEDGQIELRYKKVQNFKVLQQTFEILSNLLKDADDSVYAKISTVIQELNNFKSLGYGELLEHAQLALEEIEYLHERVIEEMEAFDIDEEELIRLEERLNLIQGLKRKYGSTIEEILEMKEKLENRLKELNLLEKSKNELQTIERELLVELKELGNKLDVERKKAANYLYEEVKNHLRDLKMPSADLEFRFFPEEMPLPYGTSRIVLYVRTNPGSDFLELGRVASGGELSRIILAIEAAVKDSLDLGTIVFDEIDVGVGARQGHVLADKLLEISEGTQCIVITHLPQIAEKAHRHFAVVKQIVEGGVFSNIKELTGEQRVKEIRDMIGKLEVR, from the coding sequence ATGATACTGACCCTGAGGGGTAGAAGATTTCTGACATTTCCGGAGTTTTACATTGAATTTGCTCCAGGACTCAACGTTATTACAGGTGAATCAGGAGCAGGTAAAACAATAATTTTGAGAGCCCTAAAGTCCATCACCGGTAACACTGGTAACTGGGAGGTCGAAGATGACAGTTTTGTGGAAGCAACCTTTCTGGGAAATGAATCCCTTCTATCCAGAGCCGCTGAACTCGGTATCGATCTCGGGGGTGAAGAATTCCTTATCAGGGTGGATTTCCATCCACAGAGGACACTATACAGGTTGAATGGACGTATTGTTCCGAAGCAGCTAATAAAACAATTACTGGATGGGCACATTGAAATCCATTCGCAGCATGGAAGTGTGAAGTTGTTTGACGCGTCAAAGCACCATTTCATACTCGATAAAACGCTTTCCAGGTCATTAATTGAAAGTTACAATGAGAAATATAACCGTTTGCTTATGGTGAGAAGAAAGCTCAGCAGACTCCACATTGACCCTGCAGCCATTGAACGTGAGAAGGACTTCGTTCAGTATCAAATAGCCGAAATTGAAAAAGCACGACTCGATCCAAAAGAAGACGGGCAAATAGAGTTAAGATATAAAAAAGTCCAGAATTTCAAGGTTCTCCAACAGACTTTTGAAATTCTTTCGAACCTGCTGAAGGATGCAGATGATTCTGTATACGCAAAAATCTCAACGGTTATTCAAGAATTGAACAATTTCAAATCTCTGGGATATGGTGAACTCTTGGAACACGCACAGCTTGCCCTTGAAGAGATTGAATACCTCCATGAACGGGTTATTGAAGAAATGGAAGCTTTTGATATTGACGAGGAAGAACTCATCAGACTCGAAGAGCGATTGAATCTCATTCAGGGCCTTAAACGCAAATACGGCAGTACAATTGAAGAAATCCTGGAAATGAAAGAAAAGCTCGAAAACAGACTGAAGGAACTCAACCTTCTTGAGAAAAGTAAAAATGAACTTCAAACAATTGAAAGGGAGCTCCTTGTAGAATTAAAGGAGCTCGGTAATAAACTCGATGTTGAGCGTAAAAAAGCCGCTAATTATCTATATGAGGAAGTGAAAAACCATCTCCGCGATCTGAAAATGCCTTCAGCGGATCTGGAATTCAGATTTTTTCCAGAAGAAATGCCGTTACCCTACGGCACTTCAAGGATAGTCCTCTATGTTCGAACAAATCCCGGTAGCGATTTTTTAGAACTTGGGCGTGTAGCTTCTGGTGGTGAACTATCGAGGATAATCCTTGCCATTGAAGCGGCAGTGAAGGATAGTCTGGATCTGGGGACAATTGTTTTTGACGAAATTGATGTAGGAGTTGGCGCGAGGCAGGGACATGTCCTTGCGGATAAACTGCTGGAGATATCTGAAGGAACGCAGTGCATAGTCATAACTCATCTGCCCCAGATCGCTGAGAAAGCTCACAGACATTTTGCAGTAGTGAAGCAAATAGTAGAAGGTGGCGTATTTTCGAATATTAAGGAGCTCACGGGAGAACAGCGTGTAAAAGAGATAAGAGACATGATAGGAAAATTAGAGGTGAGATGA
- a CDS encoding HEAT repeat domain-containing protein — protein MDRNELIRKIVDEKGVEAIPVLMELLRKEDDETAQICLDALAQIGEEGRKALINELKHIEKEQVRNDITVLYIVDKLGEIRETRAVPTLYSLLQLYDNEDAQVVIYEALAKLGEGERIVDVLTLLLEEAQTLEFIDQLIMALSHTKSIKGLKALVKLYSKAGLDKGTKAFVLEGIQIMLMDRPEFKDILGTLQKGDEILEKLYFWRRENEKK, from the coding sequence ATGGACAGAAATGAACTGATCAGAAAAATAGTGGATGAAAAAGGTGTAGAAGCCATTCCTGTACTGATGGAATTGTTGAGGAAAGAAGATGATGAGACAGCACAAATCTGCCTTGATGCACTCGCACAGATCGGTGAAGAAGGCCGTAAAGCTCTCATCAACGAACTGAAACACATTGAGAAAGAACAGGTAAGAAATGATATCACAGTTCTATACATTGTGGACAAACTTGGTGAAATTCGCGAAACCAGAGCTGTTCCAACACTTTATTCGCTACTACAGCTATACGACAATGAAGACGCTCAGGTTGTCATTTATGAAGCTCTCGCAAAGCTCGGAGAAGGGGAAAGAATTGTTGATGTCCTCACATTACTCCTCGAGGAGGCTCAGACACTGGAATTTATCGACCAGCTTATAATGGCTTTGAGCCATACTAAGTCCATTAAAGGACTCAAAGCCCTCGTGAAGCTCTATTCAAAAGCCGGACTCGATAAAGGCACAAAGGCATTCGTTCTCGAAGGCATTCAGATAATGTTGATGGACAGACCTGAGTTCAAAGACATTCTCGGAACATTACAAAAAGGCGATGAGATACTGGAAAAGCTTTACTTCTGGAGAAGGGAAAACGAAAAGAAATGA
- the murB gene encoding UDP-N-acetylmuramate dehydrogenase, with protein MKEQLFKSLYLAGCDVRLGEKLSQYTTIRIGGPAKAVVFPQTVSAFIDSLNILKEAGESYKILGGGSNVVPPPEFNGIVVSTRFLTGYETVDNRVTAECGITMRRLLRILVAEELSGLEFLSGLPGSLGGALFMNAGAFGGEIGSFVEEVTVLDDNLNLKILRADEIEFSYRYSSLQKYVILKAVLRLRHAPKEKIRKEMERILRRRLEKQPLDLPSAGSTFKRPREDFYVGTTIDALGLKGLRIGGAEISTKHAGFIINRGNATQEDVKMLIEKIQGLVFSAYGVKLEPEVKLWKGGSYV; from the coding sequence ATGAAAGAACAGCTTTTTAAAAGTTTATATCTTGCTGGTTGTGACGTTCGCCTTGGAGAGAAGTTGTCACAATATACTACGATAAGGATAGGCGGGCCCGCAAAGGCAGTTGTTTTTCCTCAAACTGTTTCGGCCTTCATCGATTCTTTAAACATTCTCAAGGAAGCTGGAGAAAGCTACAAAATTTTAGGTGGAGGTTCTAATGTTGTTCCACCCCCGGAGTTCAATGGCATTGTGGTGAGTACAAGGTTCCTTACCGGATATGAAACGGTAGACAATAGGGTTACTGCTGAATGTGGGATCACCATGAGACGACTTTTAAGAATTTTGGTAGCTGAGGAGCTTTCCGGGCTCGAATTCCTCTCGGGATTACCGGGAAGTCTTGGTGGAGCGCTTTTCATGAATGCAGGCGCATTTGGTGGAGAAATAGGGAGCTTTGTTGAAGAGGTTACAGTGCTCGATGATAATCTGAACTTGAAAATCTTGAGAGCGGATGAGATCGAATTTTCTTATCGATATAGTTCACTACAGAAGTATGTCATATTGAAAGCTGTACTAAGACTCAGGCATGCTCCGAAAGAGAAAATTCGCAAAGAGATGGAACGGATATTGAGAAGAAGGCTCGAAAAACAGCCTCTTGATCTGCCAAGTGCGGGAAGTACTTTTAAAAGACCGCGCGAAGATTTCTATGTAGGAACAACCATCGATGCTCTCGGTCTCAAAGGGTTAAGAATCGGTGGAGCGGAAATTTCTACGAAACACGCGGGTTTTATCATCAATAGAGGTAATGCCACACAAGAGGATGTAAAGATGTTGATAGAGAAGATACAAGGGCTTGTCTTCTCAGCGTATGGTGTTAAACTTGAACCAGAGGTAAAACTATGGAAGGGGGGATCATATGTCTAA
- the hflK gene encoding FtsH protease activity modulator HflK produces MSNDFNDEFEKPGKKPILKLTVGFIWLIILIVVAVYLLSGFFFVGPAEVGLVKRFGAFKISVGPGLHYHLPAPIESVVKVNTSALRKEEIGFRTISPGSYRSYEDEALMLTNDGNIVYVEAVVQYYVLEPEKFAFNLVDPSIIVRFTTEAVMREEVAAVGINDILTVKRETISDRAAERIQEELDKIDAGIAVKNVYLQEVSPPSKVIAAFDDVNNAKQDKQKLINEAEQYKNNVVPRAQGNAAQLLREAEAYAQEKYLTAFGQAERFKSVLREYKKAPEITKKRLYLEMLNSVLGNSEKYVITGDSGVLKLLNLPLMEGGN; encoded by the coding sequence ATGTCTAATGATTTCAACGATGAATTTGAAAAGCCAGGGAAGAAGCCAATATTAAAACTCACTGTTGGATTTATCTGGTTGATAATTCTTATTGTTGTCGCTGTTTACTTGCTTTCGGGATTTTTCTTTGTGGGACCAGCCGAAGTTGGTCTTGTGAAAAGATTTGGCGCGTTCAAAATATCTGTTGGGCCAGGATTGCATTACCATCTGCCGGCACCCATAGAGAGCGTTGTGAAAGTTAATACCTCGGCACTCAGAAAGGAAGAAATTGGTTTCAGAACAATATCACCCGGGAGTTATAGATCCTACGAAGATGAGGCACTCATGCTTACAAATGACGGAAATATAGTTTACGTCGAGGCAGTTGTTCAGTATTATGTTCTTGAGCCTGAAAAATTCGCGTTTAATTTAGTGGATCCATCTATAATTGTGCGTTTCACCACTGAAGCTGTCATGCGCGAGGAAGTTGCGGCAGTTGGGATCAACGATATATTGACCGTTAAGAGAGAAACCATTTCAGACAGAGCCGCTGAAAGAATTCAGGAGGAGCTCGACAAGATCGATGCAGGTATTGCAGTGAAGAATGTCTATCTGCAGGAAGTAAGTCCGCCATCGAAAGTCATAGCAGCCTTTGATGATGTGAACAACGCAAAACAGGACAAGCAAAAGCTCATCAATGAAGCTGAACAGTATAAGAATAATGTTGTACCCAGAGCCCAAGGAAACGCAGCGCAGTTACTTAGAGAAGCCGAGGCTTACGCTCAGGAAAAATATCTGACTGCCTTCGGACAGGCTGAAAGATTCAAGAGCGTACTTAGGGAATATAAGAAGGCTCCTGAAATTACGAAGAAAAGGCTGTATCTTGAAATGCTCAACAGTGTGCTCGGAAACAGCGAAAAATACGTTATTACTGGCGACTCCGGAGTGTTGAAGCTTCTCAACCTCCCGTTAATGGAAGGGGGGAATTGA